TTTCTGTCTTACCCACGCCGGTGGGCCCTATCATCAGAATATTTTTCGGCGTCACTTCTTCCTGCATATCAGCCGGAAGTTTCTGACGCCTTATCCTGTTGCGCAGCGCGACTGCCACGGCTTTTTTTGCATTATCCTGCCCTATAATATATTTATCAAGCTGTTCAACTATCTCTTTTGGTGTAAATTCTTTTGCCATCATATGCCCCTATAGTTCTTCTATTGTGATGTTATCGTTTGTGTAAATACAGATTTCCGAAGCAATCTTCATTGATTCAGCCACAATTTCACGCGCGGACTTATCCGTAAACCTGCTCATCGCGCGCGCCGCGGCAAGCGCGTATGTGCCGCCGGAGCCGATTGCCGTAATTCCGTCTTCAGGCTCTATTACTTCGCCGTTGCCGGATACAACATATGTCTTTTCGCTGTCTGCCACTATTAAAAGCGCGTCAAGCTGCTTTAACATCTTATCCGTGCGCCAGTCTTTGGCAAGTTCCACGGCCGCCCT
This DNA window, taken from Candidatus Goldiibacteriota bacterium HGW-Goldbacteria-1, encodes the following:
- a CDS encoding HslU--HslV peptidase proteolytic subunit — its product is MFHATTILCVRKNGKTVIGGDGQVTMGNTIMKQSAKKVRTIEGKNKIIAGFAGSVADAFTLFDRFEAKLKEHNWLLQRAAVELAKDWRTDKMLKQLDALLIVADSEKTYVVSGNGEVIEPEDGITAIGSGGTYALAAARAMSRFTDKSAREIVAESMKIASEICIYTNDNITIEEL